From one Streptomyces spiramyceticus genomic stretch:
- a CDS encoding ParB N-terminal domain-containing protein, which yields MTATPANIPEDLQSLVVPTQDLKPYHRNPRNGDIPAIAKSLTVNGQYKAIVVNRGTHTGRPNEILAGNHTYAAAAELGWEHIAATWVDVDDETAARIVIVDNRTSDLAGYDTALLAEILAELPDLNGTGYDQDSLDELLDDNSLPEPITLPSDGAGTGAAATVDYLQWGYLQWSTTRVRITSEEVETLTAIYSQFVDDTNSDLGFGWHLLQQAHEETETS from the coding sequence GTGACCGCGACGCCCGCCAACATCCCCGAGGACCTTCAGTCGCTCGTCGTCCCCACCCAGGACCTCAAGCCGTACCACCGCAACCCCCGAAACGGCGACATCCCCGCCATCGCCAAGAGCCTGACCGTCAACGGCCAGTACAAGGCGATTGTCGTCAACCGGGGCACCCACACCGGACGCCCGAACGAAATCCTGGCGGGCAATCACACCTACGCGGCCGCCGCCGAACTCGGCTGGGAGCACATCGCCGCCACGTGGGTCGACGTGGACGATGAAACAGCCGCGCGCATCGTCATCGTCGACAACCGAACCTCGGACCTCGCCGGATACGACACCGCGCTCCTGGCCGAGATCCTCGCCGAACTGCCCGACCTCAACGGCACCGGCTACGACCAGGACTCCCTGGACGAACTGCTCGACGACAACAGCCTGCCCGAGCCCATCACGCTTCCCAGCGACGGCGCCGGTACCGGCGCCGCAGCCACCGTCGACTACCTCCAGTGGGGCTACCTCCAGTGGTCGACCACCCGCGTACGGATCACATCCGAAGAGGTTGAGACGCTCACCGCCATCTACAGCCAGTTCGTCGACGACACCAACAGCGACCTCGGCTTCGGCTGGCACCTCCTCCAGCAGGCCCACGAGGAGACCGAGACCTCATGA
- a CDS encoding DNA-binding protein, producing MTLEELLELPPTVNVVTAARALGISAHKAYELIRTGTFPVKVLSLGQTVKVPTAGLWAALGVQPSLRE from the coding sequence ATGACCCTGGAGGAACTGCTTGAGCTGCCGCCGACTGTGAACGTCGTGACGGCAGCGAGAGCCTTGGGTATCAGTGCACACAAGGCATACGAGCTGATACGAACCGGCACCTTCCCTGTGAAGGTGCTGTCGCTGGGGCAGACGGTGAAGGTGCCCACGGCTGGCCTTTGGGCAGCCTTGGGAGTCCAGCCGTCGCTTCGGGAGTAA
- a CDS encoding helix-turn-helix domain-containing protein: protein MGGKPAINYQSVNDYLNGDKDNPTASQIIALARAFDCPPAYLLPGYNDLTALTVLDKHPETREALRLVHDLGSVGAAELLEAAREIRLRYGKDDLEVPAVPRLEESDEPPRPGRPRRRRLSFTEAAQRAVSDLEGP, encoded by the coding sequence GTGGGTGGAAAACCAGCCATCAACTACCAGTCGGTCAACGACTATCTGAACGGCGACAAGGACAACCCGACCGCCAGCCAGATCATCGCCCTCGCACGCGCCTTCGACTGTCCGCCAGCTTATCTTTTGCCTGGATACAACGATCTGACGGCCCTCACCGTCCTTGATAAGCACCCTGAAACCAGAGAGGCACTGCGGCTCGTCCACGATCTTGGCAGTGTCGGCGCCGCCGAACTGCTGGAAGCAGCACGCGAGATCCGACTCCGCTACGGCAAGGACGACCTGGAGGTCCCGGCGGTTCCAAGGCTCGAAGAGAGCGACGAACCACCGCGGCCAGGTCGTCCCCGGCGCCGGCGACTCAGCTTCACCGAAGCAGCCCAGAGGGCTGTTTCTGACTTGGAAGGACCTTGA
- a CDS encoding ParB/RepB/Spo0J family partition protein — translation MKHKYAALKMVQIRRNEGQPREKFDKTALQELADSIKQYGLLQPVVVRKLQGEAGYELVAGERRYRANEMAGNITIEAKVLLPQGEEEITDLDSFKRAMTENITRADMTPLEEARGYKKVLDLEDGATVQSVAKDFKKSTPYVTQRLALLDLRPELAQAVDDGHIGTAAAVQAAALSRDSQKNLFDKWKKGDFNGSDNQLIHVAYAMRKQEKAQQESMVEVEEVSAEEKAAQSTARAKTRTDLDRIEQICGLLADIGKMKAEDLARHLEGEVGARLEQIDRVAEAVQKARWNLRQAKAHADAAELVVSPTAQAPDLAEAARAHEANVSGSAQDEEGGEQSPESTEPEAAPGQPQADAAPDAEQEGEGAEEVDAQDREPALASA, via the coding sequence ATGAAGCACAAGTACGCCGCCCTGAAGATGGTCCAGATCCGCCGCAACGAGGGCCAGCCCCGCGAGAAGTTCGACAAGACTGCCCTGCAGGAGCTGGCCGACTCCATCAAGCAGTACGGCCTCCTTCAGCCGGTCGTTGTCCGCAAGCTCCAGGGGGAAGCCGGGTACGAACTGGTCGCCGGCGAGCGCCGCTACCGCGCCAATGAGATGGCAGGCAACATCACCATCGAGGCGAAGGTCCTCCTGCCGCAGGGTGAGGAGGAGATCACCGACCTCGACTCCTTCAAGCGCGCCATGACCGAGAACATCACCCGCGCCGACATGACGCCTCTGGAGGAGGCCCGCGGGTACAAGAAGGTCCTCGACCTGGAGGACGGAGCCACCGTCCAGTCCGTCGCCAAGGACTTCAAGAAGTCCACCCCGTACGTCACCCAGCGACTGGCGCTCCTCGACCTGCGCCCCGAGCTCGCCCAGGCCGTCGACGACGGCCACATCGGCACCGCCGCGGCCGTTCAGGCCGCCGCCCTGAGCCGGGACAGTCAGAAGAACCTCTTCGACAAGTGGAAGAAGGGCGACTTCAACGGCAGCGACAACCAGCTGATCCACGTCGCCTACGCGATGCGCAAGCAGGAGAAGGCGCAGCAGGAGTCCATGGTGGAGGTCGAGGAGGTCAGTGCGGAGGAGAAGGCGGCGCAGAGCACGGCCCGCGCCAAGACCCGCACCGACCTCGACCGGATCGAGCAGATCTGCGGCCTGCTCGCCGACATCGGCAAGATGAAGGCGGAGGACCTCGCCCGCCACCTGGAGGGTGAGGTTGGTGCCCGCCTGGAGCAGATCGACCGGGTTGCTGAAGCGGTCCAGAAGGCCCGCTGGAACCTGCGCCAGGCCAAGGCCCACGCCGACGCCGCCGAGCTCGTCGTAAGCCCGACCGCCCAGGCCCCTGACCTCGCCGAGGCGGCGCGAGCGCACGAGGCGAACGTCAGCGGGAGCGCCCAGGACGAAGAAGGCGGCGAGCAGTCCCCGGAGAGCACGGAGCCCGAGGCCGCTCCCGGGCAGCCGCAGGCCGACGCGGCTCCGGACGCCGAACAGGAGGGTGAAGGCGCCGAAGAGGTTGACGCGCAGGACCGCGAGCCCGCCCTCGCCTCCGCCTGA
- a CDS encoding methyltransferase domain-containing protein encodes MNSGPTTTFHEAYPLDDLRPADYNPRRLSEDAFVRLQASLRRHGVVKPVILNADGTLVAGHQRTKGLKAIGLTHTPAVMLGTKVRLQDEIQFNLLHNRVETEASVVYAEPGDLGTWSWIPWQTIRVADRKNLSFINAIGHMTAGHGPWGSVVIDDQGRIVLNAEYAVVAAASRFDILAWTVPSSEAAQLHADLTGEYGVYDWSAIEEKAPVWNQHIVQPKRLRQFSSKAKQGKLSYGSETWDQLVVPWLKPTHRVVDFGAGYGDYAKHLRAKGFNVHDYEPYRCTPGSYAVDIKAVVGMIRDIDRDLRANGLYEVVVLDSVINATTSLEYQHHVLTTVNALCAADGVVCLGTRNLERELRDEQAKRVTSQAATTRMSFLDEDNVEMNFVKGKWQKLRFHTPATLEALLRRYFGDVQVSDPHGSNIKAVCRAPLPLPEADYRKAFEEEFNMPYPNDFRHGRHLELVGNLIKLVLKRNAARMG; translated from the coding sequence ATGAACAGTGGACCGACCACCACCTTCCACGAGGCGTACCCGCTCGACGATCTGCGCCCCGCTGACTACAACCCGCGCCGCCTCAGCGAAGACGCCTTCGTGCGCCTCCAGGCATCGCTGCGCCGCCACGGCGTCGTCAAGCCGGTCATCCTCAACGCTGACGGCACCCTCGTCGCGGGCCACCAGCGAACCAAGGGCCTCAAGGCCATCGGCCTGACCCACACCCCTGCCGTCATGCTCGGCACCAAAGTCCGGCTCCAGGACGAGATCCAGTTCAACCTTCTGCACAACCGCGTCGAGACCGAAGCGTCGGTCGTGTACGCCGAGCCCGGCGACCTTGGAACCTGGTCATGGATTCCCTGGCAGACCATTCGCGTCGCCGACCGCAAGAACCTGTCCTTCATCAACGCCATCGGCCACATGACCGCCGGCCACGGCCCGTGGGGCAGCGTCGTCATCGACGACCAGGGCCGCATCGTCCTCAACGCCGAGTACGCCGTCGTCGCCGCAGCCTCACGCTTCGACATCCTCGCCTGGACTGTCCCATCCTCGGAAGCGGCGCAGCTCCACGCCGACCTCACTGGCGAATACGGCGTGTACGACTGGTCCGCGATCGAGGAAAAGGCCCCGGTGTGGAACCAGCACATCGTCCAGCCGAAGCGACTCCGACAGTTCTCCTCCAAGGCCAAGCAGGGCAAGCTGTCCTACGGGTCCGAGACCTGGGACCAGCTCGTCGTGCCCTGGCTCAAGCCGACCCACCGCGTCGTCGACTTCGGCGCTGGCTACGGCGACTACGCCAAGCACCTCCGCGCCAAGGGCTTTAACGTCCATGACTACGAGCCCTACCGGTGCACCCCCGGCTCGTACGCCGTCGACATCAAAGCCGTCGTCGGCATGATCCGCGACATCGACAGGGACCTGCGCGCCAACGGCCTGTACGAAGTCGTCGTCCTCGACTCCGTCATCAACGCCACCACCAGCCTCGAATACCAGCACCACGTCCTCACCACCGTCAACGCCCTGTGCGCCGCCGACGGAGTCGTCTGCCTCGGCACTCGTAACTTGGAGCGCGAACTCCGCGACGAGCAAGCCAAGCGCGTCACCTCTCAGGCCGCAACGACCCGCATGTCCTTCCTCGACGAGGACAACGTCGAGATGAACTTCGTGAAGGGGAAGTGGCAGAAACTCCGCTTCCACACCCCCGCCACTCTCGAAGCCCTCCTGCGCCGGTACTTCGGAGACGTCCAGGTCAGCGACCCCCACGGCTCCAACATCAAGGCCGTTTGTCGCGCCCCGCTGCCGCTACCCGAAGCCGATTACCGGAAGGCATTCGAAGAGGAATTCAATATGCCTTATCCGAATGACTTCCGGCATGGGCGACATCTGGAATTGGTGGGAAATTTGATAAAATTGGTATTGAAAAGAAATGCGGCCCGAATGGGCTGA
- a CDS encoding YtxH domain-containing protein, protein MRYRLAFIAGLALGYVLGTRAGRERYEQLKKSARQISQNPAVRNAAESAAHQSRDIAGKAFHTVSDRVGDKVPGSVTERVRSLRERGQNAEDDWGTTNT, encoded by the coding sequence ATGCGCTACCGGCTCGCATTCATCGCCGGACTGGCCCTGGGGTACGTGCTCGGGACCCGCGCCGGACGTGAGCGCTACGAGCAGCTGAAGAAGTCCGCGCGCCAGATCTCGCAGAACCCGGCCGTGCGCAACGCCGCCGAGTCAGCCGCCCACCAGAGCCGTGACATCGCGGGCAAGGCCTTCCACACGGTCAGCGACAGGGTCGGGGACAAGGTCCCCGGCTCCGTGACCGAGCGGGTTCGGTCACTGCGCGAGCGCGGCCAGAACGCCGAGGACGACTGGGGTACGACAAACACCTAG
- a CDS encoding class I SAM-dependent methyltransferase: MTIQGQLERKLYERVNLALSAVGGVWNRHKGAHLFPVDAAEAIAGLLATGEVTTDAERGFFPTPPLVVDQLLATSELAAGMVVLEPSAGRGAIAERAADLGAVVDCIEIDPDRAEYLRASGYSRSVTTGDFLQQPVTRSYERALLNPPFANQQDIRHVIRAERFVKPGGLVVAVMSAGITFRNDKVSTDFRARIREARGTIDELPEEAFKHSGTSMRTVLVRLPVRDQLPPPRPPRNWARARPEHFSTRPAAMQTGLFAPDDTDSCGTPPFESLE; the protein is encoded by the coding sequence ATGACCATTCAAGGGCAGCTCGAACGCAAGCTGTACGAGCGGGTGAACCTGGCCCTCAGTGCCGTCGGAGGCGTGTGGAACCGCCACAAGGGCGCCCACCTGTTCCCGGTCGACGCGGCCGAGGCCATCGCTGGCCTCCTCGCAACGGGCGAAGTCACCACCGACGCGGAACGCGGCTTCTTCCCCACGCCGCCACTCGTGGTCGACCAACTCCTGGCCACATCCGAACTCGCGGCAGGCATGGTGGTGCTGGAACCCTCAGCCGGCAGGGGCGCCATCGCGGAACGGGCAGCCGACCTCGGGGCCGTCGTCGACTGCATCGAGATCGACCCCGACCGCGCGGAGTACCTGCGTGCCAGCGGCTACTCCCGCAGCGTCACGACCGGAGACTTCCTCCAGCAGCCGGTGACCAGAAGCTACGAACGGGCCCTGCTCAACCCGCCCTTCGCCAACCAGCAGGACATCCGGCACGTCATCCGCGCCGAACGGTTCGTGAAGCCGGGCGGCTTAGTCGTCGCGGTCATGTCGGCCGGGATCACGTTCCGAAACGACAAGGTCAGCACCGATTTCCGAGCCCGCATCAGGGAGGCGCGAGGGACCATCGACGAACTGCCGGAGGAGGCGTTCAAGCACTCGGGAACGTCCATGCGGACGGTGCTCGTGCGCCTCCCCGTCCGCGACCAGCTCCCTCCGCCTCGACCACCACGCAACTGGGCTCGCGCACGGCCCGAGCACTTCAGCACAAGACCTGCGGCCATGCAGACCGGACTGTTCGCACCGGACGACACAGACAGCTGCGGCACACCCCCCTTCGAGAGCCTCGAGTAG
- a CDS encoding recombinase zinc beta ribbon domain-containing protein, whose amino-acid sequence MPRLYSFDDTSKRRLRDSERDVLREAVSRRMQPGVSTADVAAWMTEEGHVGTLGKPFVTMTLGRLFRNPAIAGCRYDDDGELVDAGHPGSITREEFEDLQKVLDPPDKQAADRAPAYDYMLTSGTSDCGYCAQPLTGSRANSGSPGYRCRPAEKDGRGGCGKVRVDAVLLETYVAERVVAELLKPGIRAKIEAARERVAKLVKDLGKEISALEQRRKDLAEPYALGEIRLAAFKEAHKEIDSKLKALRSRLRYAEQMASFSMPEDTKDLVRWWNRAPVGSRRALTRLLIEKVELFSASEQGVREVTTERVALHWRKLT is encoded by the coding sequence ATGCCTCGGCTTTACAGCTTCGACGACACCTCCAAGCGTCGGCTTCGCGACAGTGAGAGAGATGTCCTGCGGGAAGCCGTCAGCCGGCGGATGCAGCCGGGGGTATCCACCGCTGACGTAGCTGCGTGGATGACGGAGGAAGGCCACGTCGGGACGCTGGGCAAGCCTTTCGTGACCATGACGCTGGGTCGCCTGTTCAGGAATCCGGCGATCGCTGGGTGCCGCTATGACGATGACGGCGAGCTTGTCGACGCAGGTCACCCGGGCTCCATCACCAGGGAAGAGTTCGAGGACCTACAGAAGGTCCTCGACCCCCCGGACAAGCAGGCCGCCGACAGGGCCCCCGCGTACGACTACATGCTCACCAGCGGCACCAGCGATTGCGGGTACTGCGCCCAGCCACTGACCGGCTCTCGTGCCAACTCGGGTAGCCCCGGTTACCGCTGTCGCCCGGCAGAGAAGGATGGGCGCGGGGGGTGCGGCAAGGTCCGCGTCGACGCTGTGCTCCTGGAGACGTATGTGGCCGAGCGCGTGGTTGCCGAACTCCTGAAGCCCGGTATCCGGGCCAAGATCGAAGCTGCCCGCGAGCGCGTTGCCAAGCTGGTCAAGGACCTTGGCAAGGAGATCAGCGCACTGGAGCAGCGCCGGAAGGATCTCGCCGAGCCGTATGCGCTGGGTGAGATCCGACTGGCGGCGTTCAAGGAAGCTCATAAGGAGATCGACAGCAAGCTGAAGGCGTTGCGTTCACGCCTCCGTTACGCCGAGCAGATGGCTTCCTTCAGCATGCCCGAGGACACCAAGGACCTGGTGCGCTGGTGGAACCGCGCTCCCGTTGGATCCCGTCGTGCGCTGACCAGGCTGCTGATCGAGAAGGTGGAGCTGTTCTCCGCGAGCGAGCAAGGCGTTCGCGAGGTCACGACCGAACGCGTCGCACTGCACTGGCGCAAGCTCACCTGA
- a CDS encoding FGGY family carbohydrate kinase, whose protein sequence is MGIVAGLDSSSGSTRIVVCDADTGAVLRQGYAPHQVEAKATEADPQVWLLSLGEAAAGGLLEGVRAIGVSAQQHGLITLDAHGSQVRPALLGNDKRAQVAAADLVDALGGRQAWAEAVGSVPQAPQPVAKLRWLARHEPESAQRTAALMQPHDWLVWQLLGRPARRTTDRGAASGTGFWSAATGAYRPDLVELALGHQASLPEVIGPSDAAGTTPEGLLISAGTGETMAAAFGLGVAVGDAVVSLGASGSVMAVHHEALADSSGLITSFADATGMHLPVVHTLNAVRALRGTADLLGTDLEGLSELALKSSPGAYGLVLLPYLEGERTPQLPHTAGTLSGLRRESMKPEHLARAAFEGMLCSLADALDVLRGRGVEVRRVFLLGAAAELPAVQAAAPAIFGTQVVVPQPAEYAALGAARQAAWALGVAQGTLAPHTPPAWQGAAAQVLEPGEELAMGQAVRQQYGATRDQIHPGAFTSGS, encoded by the coding sequence ATGGGGATAGTCGCCGGCTTGGACAGTTCGTCTGGTTCTACACGCATTGTCGTGTGCGATGCGGATACGGGTGCCGTGCTGCGGCAGGGCTACGCCCCGCACCAAGTGGAGGCCAAGGCCACCGAGGCCGATCCGCAGGTGTGGCTCCTGTCACTGGGCGAGGCCGCCGCCGGCGGGCTGCTCGAAGGCGTACGGGCCATCGGCGTATCCGCGCAGCAGCACGGCCTGATCACTCTCGACGCGCACGGTTCGCAGGTACGTCCGGCCCTGCTCGGCAATGACAAGCGGGCCCAGGTCGCGGCCGCCGACCTCGTCGACGCGCTCGGCGGGCGCCAGGCATGGGCCGAGGCCGTCGGATCGGTACCGCAGGCCCCGCAGCCGGTGGCGAAGCTGCGCTGGCTGGCGCGGCACGAGCCCGAGTCGGCGCAGCGCACCGCCGCGCTGATGCAGCCGCACGACTGGCTGGTGTGGCAGCTGCTCGGGCGTCCGGCCCGCAGGACCACCGACCGGGGTGCGGCATCCGGCACCGGTTTCTGGTCGGCGGCCACGGGTGCGTACCGGCCCGATCTGGTGGAGCTGGCGCTGGGGCACCAGGCCTCGCTGCCCGAGGTGATCGGTCCTTCCGACGCCGCGGGGACGACCCCCGAGGGGCTGCTGATCTCCGCCGGGACCGGCGAGACGATGGCGGCGGCCTTCGGGCTCGGTGTGGCGGTCGGTGACGCCGTGGTGTCGCTGGGGGCGTCGGGGTCGGTGATGGCCGTGCACCATGAGGCGCTGGCCGATTCGAGCGGGCTCATCACGTCGTTCGCGGACGCCACCGGGATGCATCTGCCGGTCGTGCACACGCTCAATGCCGTACGCGCGCTGCGGGGCACCGCCGACCTGCTGGGGACGGATCTGGAGGGGCTTTCGGAGCTCGCCCTGAAGTCGTCGCCGGGGGCATACGGGCTCGTACTGCTGCCGTACCTGGAGGGGGAGCGTACGCCGCAACTTCCGCACACCGCCGGGACCCTGAGCGGGCTGCGGCGCGAGTCGATGAAGCCCGAGCACCTGGCGCGGGCGGCCTTCGAAGGCATGCTGTGCTCGCTGGCCGACGCGTTGGACGTGCTGCGCGGACGCGGCGTGGAGGTGCGGCGGGTGTTCCTGCTGGGGGCGGCCGCCGAGCTGCCCGCGGTGCAGGCGGCGGCGCCCGCGATCTTCGGTACGCAGGTGGTCGTGCCGCAGCCCGCGGAGTACGCGGCGCTGGGCGCGGCCCGGCAGGCAGCCTGGGCGCTCGGCGTCGCGCAGGGCACGCTGGCTCCGCACACCCCGCCGGCCTGGCAGGGGGCGGCGGCGCAGGTGCTGGAGCCGGGCGAGGAGCTGGCGATGGGGCAGGCGGTGCGGCAGCAGTACGGGGCGACGCGGGACCAGATCCATCCCGGAGCGTTTACCTCCGGTTCCTGA
- a CDS encoding tyrosine-type recombinase/integrase — translation MFDPSYYRRCQCKEPVTDSTGTPVLKDDGAQKMRDIGLTCPKLGRKGHGTWYFYFEAEPGEGGKRARVRRGGFTKLDDAKKKAKELYDAASAGTDVLSDEKCGDFFLRWIKAKKSLARTTRHGYEEHITNYLLPHLGHIKRRDLKVRHLDKMYDAIEKENAERILHRLRVDQLQKDRDDAHQAWVKTAGYAKKEERRTARRAFLDANAALREGKKGLRKTTSAATMHRINDTLSSALSWGIKREQAFSRNWAQLVELLPVTRPKPLVWTPERVEHWKHTGEKPGPVMVWTPELTGQFLDFAKDDWLYELWHSFIFLGPRRGEMAALPWTEVSTDALWLRISQQIVEVAYKLYGEAPKADSVRTLSLSLESGDNLVSFRAKQEQKRQEWADAYVESGHVWTHENGEALHPDWISRRFTRLVELSGLPPVRLHDLRHLAATLSLLAKNDIKVVQEKLGHSSRQITSDTYTSVLPEMMRAEAESVMSVVPRDIAYEVRTPLKIPEAAWQADVAVFFAHGARRSGDAWAVGAQRQPDSDLLGMITLTGRGQGDAANAAVKWVRDHCAANDLELVRVENFNDRYPEEQQSDFSLTRFTIARSESPGLDNWALPTGLPPAASRTASRASKKGRRKAA, via the coding sequence ATGTTCGACCCGAGTTACTACAGGCGCTGCCAGTGCAAGGAGCCCGTCACCGACTCGACGGGAACGCCAGTTCTCAAAGACGACGGCGCGCAGAAGATGAGGGACATCGGCCTCACCTGTCCCAAGCTGGGGCGCAAGGGCCACGGCACCTGGTACTTCTACTTCGAGGCCGAACCCGGCGAGGGCGGCAAGCGCGCGCGTGTCCGCCGCGGCGGCTTCACCAAGCTGGATGACGCCAAGAAGAAGGCGAAGGAGCTGTACGACGCCGCCTCGGCCGGCACCGATGTGCTGTCCGACGAGAAGTGCGGAGACTTCTTCCTCCGGTGGATCAAGGCCAAGAAGTCGCTGGCCCGCACAACCCGCCACGGCTACGAGGAGCACATCACCAACTACCTGCTCCCTCACCTCGGGCACATCAAGCGACGCGACCTCAAGGTCCGCCACCTCGACAAGATGTACGACGCGATCGAGAAGGAGAACGCCGAGCGGATCCTCCACCGTCTGCGCGTCGATCAGCTCCAGAAGGACCGCGACGACGCGCACCAAGCCTGGGTGAAGACGGCGGGCTACGCCAAGAAGGAGGAGCGCCGCACCGCCCGCCGAGCCTTCCTCGACGCGAACGCTGCGCTCCGCGAGGGCAAGAAGGGGCTGCGGAAGACCACCTCCGCCGCCACCATGCACCGCATCAACGACACCCTCAGCTCGGCTCTCTCCTGGGGGATCAAGCGCGAGCAAGCCTTCTCTAGGAACTGGGCACAGCTCGTGGAGCTGCTGCCCGTCACCCGGCCGAAGCCGCTCGTCTGGACACCCGAGCGCGTCGAGCACTGGAAGCACACCGGCGAGAAGCCCGGCCCAGTCATGGTCTGGACGCCGGAGCTCACCGGCCAGTTCCTAGACTTCGCCAAGGACGACTGGCTCTACGAGCTGTGGCACAGCTTCATCTTCCTCGGCCCCCGCCGCGGCGAGATGGCCGCGCTGCCCTGGACGGAGGTCAGCACCGATGCCCTCTGGCTGCGGATCTCCCAGCAGATCGTCGAGGTCGCCTACAAGCTGTACGGCGAAGCGCCGAAGGCCGACAGCGTTCGCACCCTCTCCCTGAGCCTGGAGTCCGGCGACAACCTCGTCAGCTTCCGCGCCAAGCAGGAGCAGAAGCGCCAGGAATGGGCCGACGCCTACGTCGAGAGCGGCCACGTGTGGACGCACGAGAACGGCGAGGCACTGCACCCGGACTGGATATCCCGACGCTTCACACGCCTCGTGGAACTGTCCGGCCTACCGCCGGTCCGCCTCCACGATCTCCGTCACCTCGCCGCCACCCTGTCCCTGCTCGCCAAGAACGACATCAAGGTGGTCCAGGAGAAGCTCGGCCACTCCTCACGACAGATCACCTCCGACACCTACACCAGCGTCCTGCCCGAGATGATGCGGGCCGAGGCCGAATCCGTGATGTCCGTCGTCCCCCGCGACATCGCCTACGAGGTACGCACCCCACTGAAGATCCCCGAGGCGGCCTGGCAGGCCGACGTCGCCGTCTTCTTCGCCCACGGCGCACGCCGGTCAGGTGACGCCTGGGCCGTTGGAGCGCAGAGGCAGCCGGACTCCGATCTCCTCGGCATGATCACCCTGACCGGACGGGGCCAGGGCGACGCCGCCAACGCGGCAGTGAAGTGGGTACGCGATCACTGCGCCGCGAACGATCTGGAGCTGGTTCGGGTCGAGAACTTCAACGACCGCTACCCGGAGGAGCAACAGTCGGACTTCTCGCTCACACGCTTCACTATCGCCCGCTCCGAGTCCCCGGGCCTGGACAACTGGGCGCTGCCGACGGGCCTGCCACCCGCAGCGTCCCGGACCGCAAGCCGGGCCTCGAAGAAGGGGCGCCGGAAGGCGGCGTGA